The following are encoded together in the Cyanobacterium aponinum PCC 10605 genome:
- a CDS encoding winged helix-turn-helix domain-containing protein — translation MLCLDLPPIGANEKASVNYDILVVEDEQLIRNMIALNLADEGYNVIQAENGREALNVLERIGEENSKEKIDLIILDLMLPEVNGLDICRLLRYRGNNIPILILSAKAAETDRVLGLEIGADDYVTKPFSMKELIARCRALLRRNNINNNISSAIRQFKDITLYTTECRVTVRGEEVSLSPKEFRLLELFMTYPKRVWDREQLIENIWGADFLGDTKTVDVHIRWLREKLELDPSNPEYIVTVRGFGYRFG, via the coding sequence ATGTTGTGTCTGGATTTACCACCAATTGGCGCTAATGAGAAAGCATCAGTCAACTATGATATTCTTGTAGTTGAAGATGAGCAGTTGATTCGCAATATGATTGCCTTAAATCTTGCAGATGAGGGTTACAATGTAATTCAAGCAGAAAATGGCAGAGAAGCATTAAACGTTCTTGAGCGTATTGGAGAAGAAAACTCCAAAGAAAAAATAGATCTGATTATTCTTGATTTAATGTTACCAGAAGTCAATGGCTTAGATATTTGTCGTTTACTACGTTATCGAGGAAATAATATTCCTATCCTTATTTTGAGTGCCAAAGCGGCTGAAACAGACAGAGTCTTGGGCTTAGAAATAGGTGCAGACGACTATGTAACTAAACCTTTCAGTATGAAAGAACTTATTGCTCGTTGTCGTGCCTTACTACGCCGAAATAACATCAATAACAATATCTCCAGTGCTATTCGTCAATTTAAAGATATAACTTTATATACAACAGAGTGTAGGGTAACTGTCAGAGGAGAAGAAGTAAGTCTTTCGCCTAAAGAATTTCGTCTTTTAGAACTATTTATGACTTATCCAAAAAGAGTTTGGGATAGGGAACAACTCATCGAAAATATCTGGGGTGCTGATTTTCTAGGAGATACAAAAACCGTTGATGTCCATATTCGTTGGCTAAGGGAAAAATTAGAGCTTGATCCTAGCAATCCTGAATATATAGTAACGGTAAGAGGATTTGGTTATCGTTTCGGATAA
- a CDS encoding crossover junction endodeoxyribonuclease RuvC — protein sequence MIWLGIDPGLAIIGWAILSGNETSLPEIIEYGIIETSKKMTTGERLAEIEIDFVSIINEFQPEGVAIEMPFFNRQIKAAGGVLQALGVINLVCFRDAHLTPIFLHQSSWKAHLGNGRAKKAEIASTLQQLFDLPDLPIDDSVDAIAIAYSACCGLRNMID from the coding sequence ATGATTTGGTTAGGAATTGATCCGGGATTAGCGATTATTGGTTGGGCAATTTTGTCAGGAAATGAAACTTCTTTACCGGAAATTATTGAGTACGGAATTATTGAAACCAGTAAGAAGATGACGACGGGAGAGCGTTTAGCGGAAATAGAGATAGATTTTGTTAGTATTATTAATGAGTTTCAACCAGAAGGAGTTGCCATTGAAATGCCTTTTTTTAATCGTCAAATTAAAGCGGCTGGAGGAGTCTTACAGGCTTTAGGGGTTATTAATTTGGTTTGTTTTCGAGACGCTCATTTGACCCCTATTTTTCTTCATCAGTCTAGTTGGAAAGCTCATTTAGGCAATGGTAGGGCAAAAAAAGCAGAAATTGCTTCTACCTTACAACAGTTATTTGATTTACCTGATTTACCTATTGATGATAGTGTTGATGCGATCGCGATCGCATATAGTGCTTGTTGTGGTTTAAGGAATATGATTGATTGA
- a CDS encoding helix-turn-helix domain-containing protein, which produces MTTGNTSEFPILSERELEILELVATGLTNHDIADKLEISKRTVDNHISNILSKTKTDNRVELVRWALQWGKICLDEVNCCTLPSVSKD; this is translated from the coding sequence ATGACTACTGGCAACACGTCAGAATTTCCAATTTTATCAGAAAGGGAATTAGAAATCCTTGAATTAGTAGCGACAGGACTAACTAATCATGATATTGCAGATAAACTAGAGATTAGTAAAAGAACTGTTGATAATCATATTAGTAATATTCTTTCTAAAACCAAAACTGATAATCGTGTGGAGTTAGTGCGTTGGGCTTTGCAGTGGGGAAAAATCTGTTTAGATGAAGTGAATTGTTGCACTCTCCCTTCTGTTTCAAAAGATTAA
- a CDS encoding ferredoxin-thioredoxin reductase variable chain, translating into MKIGDRVKVKESVIVYHHPEHKKEPFDIKGMEGELIKIVTEWQGRPVSANFPYLVQFSKKFKAHLREEEITIVES; encoded by the coding sequence ATGAAAATAGGCGATCGCGTTAAAGTTAAAGAATCTGTGATAGTTTATCATCATCCTGAACATAAAAAAGAACCTTTTGACATCAAAGGAATGGAAGGAGAATTGATTAAAATCGTAACCGAGTGGCAAGGAAGACCTGTTAGCGCTAATTTTCCTTATCTGGTTCAATTTAGCAAAAAATTTAAAGCTCACTTAAGAGAAGAAGAAATTACCATAGTAGAGTCATAA
- a CDS encoding DUF389 domain-containing protein codes for MNKINFVRFQQIYSQWCNKKKIKAIFRWLRMLTYRLMPPSHPEEIKTLHLQLSQDSAWSKDFILCTVSSCLIATFGLIANSSAVIIGAMIVAPLMLPLRGLAFSACEGELLLFRRAFLSIVGATLVSLFLSSFIAQLVGLQEVSSEISARTQPNLIDLGIAISAGAISGFGKVRKGISDTLAGTAIAVALMPPLCVVGISLTMDNYSYALGAFLLYATNLLGITLACMIVFIISGYTKPSQALGWTSLLTLLLIIPLSASFYRLIQQQRIEREIRAKLVNETITVGTGVEDTQIQVIWTTQTPTIYVTMETDKEITPNQVRLVQDFLNQRLQREFELVFYVVPLHRITTEIPTDNPQPSDITKPTKDNIRWQIDKNNYLKPYSP; via the coding sequence ATGAATAAAATCAATTTTGTTCGCTTTCAACAAATCTATAGTCAATGGTGTAACAAAAAGAAAATTAAGGCTATTTTTCGTTGGTTGAGGATGCTAACTTATCGTTTGATGCCTCCTTCTCATCCTGAAGAAATCAAAACTCTTCATTTACAATTATCTCAAGATTCCGCTTGGAGCAAAGATTTTATTTTATGTACTGTTTCTTCTTGTTTAATCGCCACTTTTGGTTTAATTGCTAACAGTAGTGCGGTTATTATTGGAGCAATGATTGTGGCACCGTTAATGTTACCTCTGAGAGGACTAGCTTTTTCCGCTTGTGAGGGGGAATTATTGCTGTTTCGGAGAGCCTTTTTATCAATTGTGGGGGCTACCTTAGTCTCACTATTTCTCTCTAGTTTTATTGCTCAATTAGTGGGACTTCAAGAAGTTAGCTCAGAAATTTCTGCTCGAACTCAACCTAATTTAATTGATTTAGGTATTGCTATTAGTGCTGGTGCAATTAGTGGTTTTGGCAAGGTTAGAAAAGGTATTAGTGATACTTTAGCGGGAACTGCGATCGCAGTTGCTCTTATGCCTCCTTTATGTGTGGTGGGTATTTCTTTAACTATGGATAATTATAGTTATGCACTTGGAGCTTTTTTATTATATGCAACGAACTTACTTGGTATTACTCTTGCTTGTATGATTGTGTTTATCATCTCTGGTTATACTAAACCCAGTCAAGCATTGGGATGGACTTCTTTGTTAACTTTATTATTAATTATTCCCCTCAGTGCCAGCTTTTATCGCCTAATACAGCAACAACGCATTGAAAGAGAAATTCGAGCAAAACTTGTCAACGAAACTATCACCGTTGGTACAGGAGTGGAAGATACTCAAATTCAGGTTATATGGACAACTCAAACACCTACTATTTATGTAACCATGGAAACTGACAAAGAAATAACCCCTAATCAAGTACGCTTAGTACAAGATTTTCTCAATCAACGTTTACAAAGAGAATTTGAATTAGTTTTTTATGTCGTTCCTCTTCATCGTATTACCACAGAAATTCCTACAGATAACCCTCAACCATCGGATATAACAAAACCAACTAAAGATAATATTCGTTGGCAAATAGACAAAAATAATTATCTCAAACCTTATTCCCCATAA
- a CDS encoding cyclic nucleotide-binding domain-containing protein: MLEPSEVVDLFFNHLPVKTFQPGEVIFRQGEKGNCMFALMSGEIELRKDDQVVETIHQHDVFGEGALVQPEHNRCTTAIALTECKIAELNRERFLFLLQETPLFSLEIVRSLSSRLRKVKQKLLK, from the coding sequence ATGCTAGAACCAAGTGAAGTAGTAGATCTTTTTTTTAATCATTTACCAGTCAAAACTTTTCAACCCGGAGAGGTTATCTTTCGTCAAGGGGAGAAAGGAAATTGTATGTTTGCTTTAATGTCTGGGGAAATAGAATTAAGAAAAGATGATCAGGTGGTGGAAACAATACATCAACATGATGTTTTTGGAGAAGGGGCTTTAGTCCAGCCTGAACATAACAGATGTACCACGGCGATCGCACTTACAGAATGCAAAATAGCGGAATTAAATAGAGAAAGATTTTTATTCTTATTACAAGAAACCCCCTTATTTTCTTTAGAAATTGTCAGGAGTCTTTCTAGCCGTTTGCGCAAAGTAAAGCAGAAATTATTAAAATAA
- a CDS encoding DUF4126 domain-containing protein: MSASAAGGLRIGLPLLIIGLIRIDQLWHNIPFLSSFPPQVVIGILSSWSLFELLGNKKLIGLRIIQIIQLIFSPFAGGIMAVGVARLLEVQITPLWFLGLIGGLFAFVLKLVQVGWFFRLGKIPIIFIFIEDFLSAILVIFALDAPENGGLIAMLLLWIAIRSSTEWKYRRETISEK; encoded by the coding sequence TTGTCTGCATCAGCGGCAGGAGGATTGAGAATAGGTTTACCCCTACTAATTATTGGTTTAATTAGAATAGATCAACTCTGGCATAATATACCTTTTCTTTCGTCATTTCCTCCGCAAGTTGTCATTGGCATTTTGAGTAGTTGGTCATTATTTGAACTATTAGGCAATAAAAAATTAATTGGATTAAGAATAATACAAATTATTCAGTTGATTTTTAGTCCTTTTGCGGGGGGAATAATGGCGGTAGGTGTTGCTCGTTTATTAGAGGTACAAATAACTCCTTTATGGTTTTTAGGATTAATAGGAGGCTTATTTGCATTCGTATTAAAATTAGTTCAAGTTGGCTGGTTTTTCCGTTTAGGAAAAATACCAATCATATTTATTTTTATCGAAGATTTTTTATCTGCTATTTTAGTTATATTTGCCTTGGATGCCCCTGAAAATGGAGGTTTAATTGCTATGCTATTACTTTGGATCGCAATACGTAGTTCTACAGAATGGAAATATCGAAGGGAAACTATTAGCGAAAAATAA
- the dusB gene encoding tRNA dihydrouridine synthase DusB: MEIKNTLLKEKLSTPLKIGSVVVNSRVLQSPLSGVTDLVFRRLVRRYAPESMTYTEMVSATEIHHLQQLPRLMEIDPHEQPISIQLFDCRPDFMAEAAQKAVQEGAKTIDINMGCPVNKITKKGGGSRLLRQPEIAEAIVKEVEKAVNVPVTVKTRIGWNDDEINILDFAEKMEIAGAQMITIHGRTREQGYTGKARWDIIAQVKEKLSIPVIANGDIFSVEDAIRCLEITNADGIMCSRGTLGYPFLVGQIDHFFKTGQLLPIPSLSERLECAKEHLMGLWEYKGKRGIYQARKHLTWYCQGFKGAAEFRDQCTRIDTVEEGINLLQNAITQLKLSL; encoded by the coding sequence ATGGAAATAAAAAATACTTTACTCAAAGAAAAATTATCAACCCCTTTAAAAATAGGTTCAGTGGTTGTTAATAGTAGAGTTTTACAATCTCCCCTTTCAGGGGTAACAGACTTAGTATTTCGCCGATTAGTAAGACGCTATGCCCCTGAGTCAATGACTTATACAGAGATGGTAAGTGCGACCGAAATTCACCACCTACAACAATTACCCAGATTAATGGAAATTGATCCCCATGAGCAACCCATAAGTATTCAACTATTTGATTGTCGTCCTGATTTCATGGCAGAAGCCGCCCAAAAAGCCGTTCAAGAAGGGGCAAAAACCATTGATATAAATATGGGATGTCCAGTAAATAAGATTACCAAAAAAGGCGGTGGTTCTCGCTTACTCAGACAACCAGAAATTGCCGAAGCGATTGTTAAAGAAGTAGAAAAAGCTGTAAATGTACCTGTTACGGTAAAAACTCGTATTGGTTGGAATGATGATGAAATTAATATCCTTGATTTTGCCGAAAAAATGGAAATAGCAGGAGCTCAAATGATTACTATTCATGGACGTACCCGTGAGCAGGGTTATACTGGTAAGGCTAGATGGGATATAATCGCTCAGGTAAAGGAGAAATTGAGTATTCCTGTTATTGCCAATGGTGATATTTTTTCAGTAGAGGATGCCATTCGTTGTTTAGAAATAACTAATGCTGATGGCATCATGTGTTCTCGTGGCACTTTGGGTTATCCTTTTTTAGTCGGACAAATTGATCATTTTTTTAAAACGGGGCAATTGTTACCTATTCCTTCTCTATCAGAACGTTTAGAATGTGCGAAAGAACATTTAATGGGTTTATGGGAATATAAGGGCAAAAGGGGCATTTATCAAGCTCGAAAACATCTTACATGGTACTGTCAGGGGTTTAAAGGGGCGGCGGAATTTAGAGATCAATGTACTCGCATTGATACTGTAGAAGAAGGTATTAATCTTTTACAAAATGCAATTACACAACTAAAACTTTCTCTTTAA
- a CDS encoding DEAD/DEAH box helicase, translating to MSRTTRLTYDRGTLILHPPPRGKAWIDYATWDDRIEKFRIQALDYRYLIETLQSEDIDLIDSAKEFYPLDIKLQGNKTPYPHQKEALEAWKQAQRQGVVVLPTAAGKTFLAQMAIASTPRTTLIVVPTLDLMHQWYAEIKASFSNIEVGLLGGGSHDRTPILIATYHSAAIHAKTLGNHYGLLIFDECHHLPTDFFQVIAEESIAPYRLGLTATPEREDGGHHYLNRLIGSVIYRKTPEELSGKTLAQHQVISLKVKLKKEEKQRYEQAIKTRNNFLKQNNISLSSLQGWQLFVQASCRSNQGRQAMLAHREAKEISMGTQGKLRLLTELIEKHYPDKILIFTNDNNTVYKISQEYLIPAITYQTPVKERHEILQKYKEGDYKIIVASHVLNEGVDVPSAKIAIILSGTGSTREYIQRLGRILRKANQGEKFAILYEIVAEDTSEEKTSARRKGETNYSVNKPNNNQGEIIFYPQINQGLRAAEPKTTWGEEE from the coding sequence ATGAGTCGAACAACTAGACTAACCTATGACAGAGGAACATTAATCCTACATCCGCCACCTAGAGGTAAAGCATGGATTGATTACGCCACTTGGGACGATCGCATCGAAAAATTCCGTATTCAGGCTTTAGACTATCGCTACTTAATAGAAACCTTACAGAGTGAGGATATTGACCTAATTGACTCGGCAAAAGAATTTTATCCTTTAGACATAAAATTACAGGGTAATAAAACCCCATACCCCCATCAAAAAGAAGCCTTAGAAGCATGGAAACAAGCCCAGAGACAGGGAGTTGTCGTATTACCAACGGCGGCAGGAAAAACTTTTTTAGCTCAAATGGCGATCGCATCTACTCCTAGAACAACTTTAATTGTAGTACCAACATTGGATTTAATGCACCAATGGTACGCAGAAATAAAGGCTTCCTTTAGTAATATAGAAGTAGGCTTATTAGGAGGAGGTTCTCATGATCGCACCCCCATTTTGATTGCAACCTATCATAGTGCCGCAATTCACGCCAAAACTTTAGGGAATCATTACGGACTGTTAATTTTTGATGAGTGTCATCATTTACCCACAGACTTTTTTCAAGTTATAGCCGAAGAATCGATCGCACCTTATCGCTTAGGTTTAACTGCAACCCCAGAAAGAGAGGATGGCGGCCACCATTATTTGAACCGTTTAATAGGCTCAGTTATTTATCGTAAAACCCCCGAAGAATTATCAGGAAAAACTCTTGCTCAACATCAGGTTATTTCTTTAAAAGTAAAACTAAAAAAAGAAGAAAAACAACGTTATGAACAAGCAATAAAAACAAGAAATAATTTCTTAAAACAAAATAATATTTCCCTGTCCAGTTTGCAAGGATGGCAACTTTTTGTTCAAGCTAGTTGTCGCTCAAACCAAGGCAGACAAGCAATGTTAGCCCATAGAGAAGCAAAAGAAATTTCTATGGGAACTCAAGGTAAATTAAGACTATTAACTGAATTAATAGAAAAGCATTATCCTGACAAAATTCTTATTTTTACGAATGACAATAATACTGTATATAAAATTTCTCAAGAATATTTAATTCCTGCAATTACCTATCAAACTCCTGTAAAAGAAAGACATGAAATTCTCCAAAAATATAAAGAAGGAGATTACAAAATAATTGTTGCTTCTCATGTGTTAAACGAAGGGGTGGACGTACCTTCCGCTAAGATAGCAATAATTTTATCTGGTACTGGTTCAACAAGGGAATATATCCAAAGATTAGGAAGAATTTTAAGAAAGGCAAATCAAGGGGAAAAATTCGCAATTTTGTATGAAATAGTGGCAGAAGATACCAGTGAGGAAAAAACTTCTGCAAGGAGAAAAGGAGAAACTAATTACTCAGTCAATAAACCTAATAACAATCAAGGGGAAATTATTTTTTATCCTCAAATCAATCAGGGCTTGAGGGCGGCAGAGCCTAAAACTACATGGGGAGAGGAAGAGTAG
- a CDS encoding acetate kinase has product MKVLVLNAGSSSQKSCLYDLDSRGKKPNFVSPIWEATIDWTLNLGHTLLKVKSNGQEYSTYLSDHNRLESIKTMLKTMVEGETKVLEHLSDIDVVGHRVVHGGTKYSQATLINSEVKATIEKLIPLAPNHNPAHLEGIESVENILGDIPQVAVFDTAFHTNIPLYAKIYPLNHEFYKRGIQRYGFHGISHEYVSQRTSEILQQPLKNLNLVTCHLGNGCSITAVKNGQSVNTTMGFTPLEGVMMGTRCGSIDPAIVIHLMTEYGYDGEKINHILNKESGLWGMSEISSDLRTILKAKSENNPKAILAIEMYIFRLQEAIASMLPSLGSLDALVFTAGVGENSAFIREKVCQGLGFLGLKLDLEKNSQSLFNENIATADSNSKILIIPTKEDWAIASQCFQLMESKN; this is encoded by the coding sequence ATGAAAGTCTTAGTTCTTAATGCTGGTTCTAGTTCTCAAAAAAGTTGTTTATATGACTTAGATAGTCGAGGAAAAAAACCAAATTTTGTTTCTCCTATCTGGGAGGCAACTATTGATTGGACACTGAACTTAGGACATACTTTATTAAAGGTGAAAAGTAATGGTCAAGAATATTCTACCTATTTATCAGACCATAATCGCCTAGAAAGCATTAAGACTATGCTTAAAACGATGGTTGAGGGTGAAACTAAGGTTTTAGAGCATCTATCCGATATAGATGTAGTTGGACATAGAGTGGTTCATGGAGGAACAAAATACTCTCAAGCAACCCTTATCAATTCTGAAGTTAAAGCCACCATTGAAAAATTAATTCCCCTTGCCCCTAATCATAACCCCGCCCATTTAGAAGGGATAGAGAGTGTGGAAAATATTTTGGGTGACATACCCCAAGTAGCTGTATTTGATACTGCTTTTCATACAAATATTCCTCTTTACGCTAAAATTTATCCTCTTAATCATGAATTCTATAAGCGGGGTATTCAAAGATATGGTTTTCATGGTATCTCCCATGAATATGTTTCTCAACGTACTTCTGAGATTTTACAGCAACCTTTAAAGAATTTGAATTTAGTCACCTGTCATTTAGGTAATGGTTGCTCAATTACAGCAGTAAAAAATGGGCAAAGTGTTAATACAACTATGGGGTTTACTCCTTTAGAAGGGGTGATGATGGGTACTCGTTGCGGCTCTATTGATCCTGCAATTGTAATTCATCTTATGACCGAATATGGCTATGATGGGGAAAAAATTAACCATATTTTGAATAAAGAATCTGGTTTATGGGGAATGTCCGAAATTTCTTCTGATTTAAGGACTATTTTAAAGGCTAAATCCGAAAATAATCCGAAAGCGATTTTGGCAATAGAAATGTACATTTTTCGATTACAAGAAGCGATCGCATCTATGTTACCATCATTGGGTAGTTTAGACGCTTTAGTTTTTACTGCAGGAGTAGGGGAAAATTCTGCTTTTATCCGAGAAAAAGTTTGTCAAGGTTTGGGTTTTCTTGGTTTGAAATTGGATTTAGAGAAAAATAGCCAATCCCTCTTCAATGAAAATATTGCTACTGCTGACTCTAACTCTAAGATACTGATTATACCAACAAAAGAGGACTGGGCGATCGCTTCTCAGTGTTTTCAATTAATGGAATCGAAGAATTAA